The Mercurialis annua linkage group LG2, ddMerAnnu1.2, whole genome shotgun sequence genome contains a region encoding:
- the LOC126669604 gene encoding heavy metal-associated isoprenylated plant protein 36-like — MATPTFGLEPLKCKTWDLKVSIHCQGCKRKVKKVLQSIDGVYTATVDSQQQKVTVTGNVEVETLIKKLIKTGKHAEIWHEKESATVKSMHKQTDPNTSQDLNHDHKKGRKKSNDQTEGAKNVEKSPENTTNGVQESPAVKNKSSSSESGGKKKKNKGVNGENGRNGSGSGASSGGAAGTGYQTQGVGMGQAVGPSNPCPTQQHFVPFSQGFNIPQVYASSYSMSNPRESGAPFYYVLPSPAAAAAAAYANPSRYQVTPLDSLYYFSDENVDGCFIM; from the exons ATGGCTACACCAACATTTGGATTGGAACCTCTCAAATGCAAG ACATGGGACTTGAAAGTATCTATCCACTGCCAAGGTTGTAAAAGAAAGGTCAAGAAAGTTTTACAATCCATCGATG GTGTTTATACAGCCACCGTTGATTCACAGCAGCAAAAAGTTACAGTTACCGGCAACGTTGAAGTAGAGACTTTAATCAAGAAACTCATTAAAACAGGCAAGCATGCAGAGATTTGGCATGAAAAAGAATCAGCCACAGTAAAATCCATGCATAAGCAAACCGACCCAAATACTAGCCAAGATCTTAATCATGATCATAAGAAAGGTAGGAAAAAGTCTAATGATCAGACTGAAGGCGCAAAAAATGTCGAGAAGTCGCCGGAAAATACCACAAACGGCGTCCAGGAGTCTCCAGCAGTGAAAAACAAGAGTAGTTCAAGTGAGAGTGGaggtaaaaagaagaaaaacaaaggGGTAAATGGTGAAAATGGGAGGAATGGTTCCGGCTCAGGCGCATCGTCTGGCGGAGCTGCAGGTACCGGATATCAGACTCAAGGGGTAGGTATGGGTCAAGCTGTAGGACCAAGTAATCCTTGCCCTACACAGCAGCATTTTGTTCCATTCTCACAAGGGTTCAATATTCCTCAAGTGTATGCATCAAGTTACAGTATGTCAAACCCTAGGGAAAGTGGTGCACCTTTCTACTATGTACTGCCATcaccagcagcagcagcagcagcagcataTGCAAATCCAAGTAGATATCAAGTGACTCCACTTGATTCTCTTTACTACTTTAGTGATGAAAATGTTGATGGCTGTTTCATAATGTGA
- the LOC126667919 gene encoding uncharacterized protein LOC126667919, with protein sequence MEDTFADAQNGGYSHENSPSHGFNDDEGLQGHDESHCSESKSKKLLRKVNSQNTLVLKVKQLQRSKTYIKESVLRSIRVLDKWIPKHVVTVDEKYLRRCLELIHTSASKESTRNVSMNLGWGEMQVLSNGSSPAKITGGSTCDFARFHFDCPLASEDGSVIIRPAGHWIVGSIMGSNSMVNILNSPLFRKYGAYDGDGDGDANFDKTSFNDVDGCYDFVNSPSVLTNYSANKLYNEESISGKQNCKSENMHDRPFSVSSTNSTCSDQSSSSLSATVTQGMLQCTWEDDGPHFVFSLDDQKVVYVANLWNVEQADDDKTVDYTYLFHIRRTGQKEHEVHDNEYRLVGKMKVSTSFTLCANNSKIMEREFVLFVGNENFIQMQNSSYDMRKNKGLSKKVAEVFRTSQSMKKRTISRMTESSVIPESCSWEPLQDANLLENQLPPNLEMAAIVVKDHIRENRPEKGGGWGLNFLKKSSEKQTTDLTESSQSCERNTGDCSTSMDILLPAGLHGGPRTRTGGPSSLIERWRSGGSCDCGGWDLGCPLTVLKSRLSNKEDGECKLIDLIAKGSENSAPPLRMVNVYDGLYFVHFQSKLSALQSFSIAVAFIHTQSPILQPENVQDMK encoded by the exons ATGGAAGATACATTTGCTGATGCTCAGAACGGTGGCTATTCTCACGAAAACTCACCATCTCACGGCTTTAACGATGACGAGGGGTTGCAAGGTCACGATGAATCACATTGTTCGGAATCAAAATCTAAAAAGTTGTTGAGGAAGGTAAATTCACAAAACACTCTTGTTTTAAAAGTTAAGCAATTGCAACGAAGTAAAACTTACATCAAGGAATCAGTTCTTCGAAGCATCCGTGTTTTGGATAAATGGATTCCGAAGCATGTGGTAACTGTAGATGAGAAATATCTTCGTCGTTGCCTAGAGCTTATTCATACTAGTGCGTCGAAAGAATCCACTCGTAACGTCTCCATGAACTTGGGATGGGGAGAAATGCAAGTTTTGTCTAATGGCTCGAGTCCGGCTAAAATAACGGGTGGAAGTACGTGTGATTTTGCTAGGTTTCATTTTGATTGCCCATTGGCATCTGAAGATGGGAGTGTGATCATTAGGCCTGCAGGACACTGGATTGTAGGCTCCATCATGGGTAGCAATAGTATGGTAAATATACTCAACAGCCCTTTGTTTCGCAAATATGGTGCATATGATGGTGATGGCGATGGTGATGCCAATTTTGATAAAACGAGCTTCAACGATGTCGATGGATGTTATGATTTTGTGAACTCTCCAAGTGTATTAACTAATTATTCGGCTAACAAGCTATATAATGAAGAATCAATTTCAGGAAAACAGAATTGTAAATCCGAGAATATGCACGATAGGCCGTTTTCTGTGTCAAGTACAAACTCTACATGTTCCGATCAGTCTTCTTCCTCGCTCTCTGCTACGGTTACTCAAGGAATGCTCCAATGCACATGGGAGGACGACGGCCCACATTTTGTTTTCTCTCTAGATGATCAAAAGGTGGTTTATGTGGCTAACTTGTGGAATGTTGAACAGGCGGATGATGATAAAACTGTTGATTATACGTATCTATTCCATATACGAAGGACTGGCCAAAAGGAACATGAAGTACATGATAATGAATATCGCCTTGTCGGTAAGATGAAGGTATCAACTTCTTTTACCCTCTGCGCGAATAATTCCAAAATCATGGAGAGAgagtttgttttgtttgttggtaatgaaaattttatacaAATGCAAAATTCAAGCTATGACATGAGGAAAAATAAGGGACTGTCGAAAAAGGTAGCGGAAGTATTCCGGACTAGTCAATCCATGAAGAAGAGAACTATTTCCAGAATGACTGAATCAAGTGTCATTCCAGAGAGTTGTTCTTGGGAGCCACTTCAAGATGCAAATCTCCTAGAAAATCAGCTTCCTCCCAATCTCGAAATGGCTGCAATTGTTGTGAAGGACCATATTCGTGAGAATCGTCCGGAGAAGGGCGGAGGTTGgggtttaaattttctcaagaAATCAAGTGAAAAGCAGACAACTGATTTGACAGAATCCTCGCAATCTTGCGAACGAAATACTGGTGACTGCTCTACAAGCATGGATATACTACTTCCAGCCGGTCTTCATGGCGGTCCGAGGACCAGAACTGGTGGTCCTTCTAGTCTCATCGAAAGATGGAGATCAGGCGGATCCTGTGATTGTGGTGGCTGGGACCTAGGGTGCCCATTAACCGTGCTTAAGAGCAGACTGAGTAACAAAGAAGACGGAGAGTGCAAGTTAATTGATTTAATCGCAAAG GGTTCAGAAAACAGCGCGCCCCCATTGAGGATGGTCAATGTGTATGATGGATTGTATTTTGTTCATTTCCAGTCAAAGTTGTCAGCGTTGCAATCTTTTTCAATTGCAGTCGCTTTTATTCACACCCAGAGTCCGATTCTCCAACCAGAAAACGTACAGGATATGAAGTAG
- the LOC126666708 gene encoding uncharacterized protein LOC126666708, translating into MANSDSLTPPLPSPAPLAPRKENVTPIGSKIAELNESRTELFNRIQGLKQDLQGWRTKLDTQVTIYREELTQLKKSLNTEVEQLRSEFQELRTNLQQQQEDVTVSLKNMGLQDTTGVAKEVQESKVEVKNEAHVSTEEEHEKVAEN; encoded by the exons ATGGCAAATTCCGACTCATTAACTCCTCCTCTTCCTTCTCCGGCGCCTCTTGCCCCT AGAAAGGAGAATGTAACTCCCATTGGCTCCAAGATCGCG gaattaaatgAATCGAGAACGGAACTTTTCAATAGAATTCAAGGTTTAAAACAg GATTTACAAGGTTGGAGAACAAAGCTAGACACTCAAGTCACCATATATCGCGAG GAGCTAACACAATTGAAAAAATCATTGAATACGGAGGTGGAGCAACTTCGATCA GAATTTCAAGAGCTCAGGACGAACCTCCAGCAGCAACAAGAAGATGTTACTGTTAGCCTAAAAAATATGGGG CTTCAGGATACCACAGGAGTTGCTAAAGAGGTCCAAGAATCTAAGGTTGAAGTGAAAAATGAAGCACACGTTTCGACTGAGGAGGAACACGAAAAAGTAGCCGAGAACTAG
- the LOC126670283 gene encoding probable protein phosphatase 2C 40, with the protein MRGASSNNREGEFKVSFGYHCNGQGDGSYILSDGYQTLQSPKIPRNSSFSCLSGAALSANATLANTNICNGVIGTEILPSWDSPNSFRKVPSSPSLNKLDILPSSLQRSMSYLSCSPSTPSPPEYDSYLKPMSAPSRNEGFLNTMEVQVAGGAAGEDRVQAVCSEENGWLFCSIYDGFNGRDAADFLAGTLYENIIYHTSSLDWESKQDDIVASGGLCLDGPAQYALVAGNNSYNHKDSNQYMSAKNVVCSKVKISSDSFRLEVLDGLQKALSETENDFLSMVEQEMEDRPDLVSVGSCVLVVLLHGTDLYTLNLGDSRAVLATHKAENGVNGYEQLKAVQLTDCHTVDNEFERTTLINEHPDDPATIHSGRVKGKLKVTRAFGVGYLKKRKLNDALMGILQVRNLISPPYISTEPSMNMHKISESDQFVIVASDGLFDFFDNDEAVKLVHSFMSSNPTGDPAKFLLEQLVERAADCAGFSLEELMNIPAGRRRKYHDDVTVIVVVLGTNQRTSKASTYM; encoded by the exons ATGCGGGGAGCGAGTTCAAATAATCGCGAAGGAGAATTTAAAGTGAGTTTTGGTTATCATTGTAATGGTCAGGGTGATGGTTCTTACATACTTTCAGATGGGTATCAAACCTTGCAAAGCCCTAAAATCCCAAGGAATAGTAGCTTCTCTTGCTTGTCTGGTGCTGCCTTAAGTGCTAATGCCACATTGGCTAATACCAATATCTGCAACGGCGTGATAGGAACAGAAATACTACCCAGCTGGGACTCCCCTAACTCATTCCGAAAAGTTCCCTCCTCGCCATCTCTTAACAAGTTGGACATATTGCCGTCTTCTCTTCAAAGAAGCATGTCTTACTTAAGTTGCAGTCCGTCTACCCCAAGCCCACCGGAATATGATTCTTATCTCAAACCGATGAGTGCTCCTTCGAGAAACGAAGGCTTTCTTAACACTATGGAAGTTCAAGTTGCTGGTGGAGCTGCCGGTGAAGACAGGGTTCAAGCTGTTTGTTCTGAAGAAAATGGGTGGCTTTTTTGTTCAATCTACGATGGGTTTAATGGAAGAGATGCAGCTGATTTTTTGGCCGGGACATTGTATGAAAACATCATATATCATACCAGCTCTTTAGACTGGGAATCAAAGCAGGATGATATTGTAGCTTCCGGTGGTCTATGTTTGGATGGACCCGCTCAGTATGCTCTTGTGGCTGGCAACAATAGTTATAATCATAAGGATTCAAATCAGTATATGTCTGCCAAGAATGTCGTGTGCTCCAAAGTGAAAATTTCATCTGATTCATTTAGACTTGAAGTTTTGGATGGCCTCCAAAAAGCTCTTAGTGAGACTGAAAACGATTTCTTAAGCATGGTCGAGCAGGAAATGGAGGATCGCCCTGATCTAGTTTCCGTGGGGTCTTGCGTCTTGGTTGTTCTTCTTCACGGAACAGATTTGTATACTCTGAATTTAGGTGATAGTAGGGCTGTATTGGCAACACACAAAGCAGAAAACGGAGTTAATGGGTATGAGCAACTAAAGGCTGTCCAGCTTACTGATTGTCACACTGTTGACAATGAATTTGAAAGAACTACTCTCATTAATGAGCACCCTGATGACCCTGCAACAATTCATAGTGGAAGAGTCAAAGGGAAGTTGAAGGTTACTCGAGCTTTTGGAGTCGGTTACTTGAAAAag AGAAAACTAAATGATGCTTTGATGGGTATTTTACAAGTTCGTAACCTCATAAGTCCTCCATATATTTCAACCGAGCCATCAATGAATATGCACAAAATATCAGAATCCGATCAATTTGTCATAGTTGCTAGTGATGGATTATTTGATTTCTTTGACAATGACGAGGCAGTAAAGCTCGTCCATTCTTTCATGTCGAGCAACCCCACTGGCGATCCAGCAAAGTTTCTATTAGAGCAGCTTGTAGAAAGAGCTGCGGATTGTGCAG GTTTTAGTTTGGAAGAATTGATGAATATACCAGCTGGTAGGAGGAGGAAATATCATGATGATGTAACTGTAATTGTGGTTGTTCTTGGAACAAACCAGCGCACTTCAAAGGCATCCACATACATGTAA
- the LOC126667920 gene encoding vesicle-associated membrane protein 724: MSQESFIYSFVARGTMILAEYTEFTGNFPAIAAQCLQRLPSSNDKFTYNCDHHTFNFLVEDGYAYCVVAKESVSKQISIAFLERMKADFKNRYGGGKADTAIAKSLNKEFGPIMKEHMKYIIDHAEEIEKLLKVKAQVSEVKSVMLGNIDKVIDRGEAITTLADKTETLHDQAQAYKKQGTQIRRKMWYQNMKIKLVVLGILLLLVLVIWLSICQGFDCTN, from the exons ATGAGTCAAGAATCGTTCATTTACAGCTTTGTAGCGAGAGGGACAATGATATTAGCAGAGTACACAGAGTTTACCGGTAACTTTCCGGCCATCGCAGCTCAGTGTCTTCAAAGATTGCCTTCTTCTAACGATAAATTTACTTATAATTGTGACCATCACACCTTTAATTTTCTTGTTGAAGATGGATacg CTTATTGTGTTGTTGCAAAAGAATCTGTTAGCAAGCAGATCTCTATTGCATTTTTGGAACGCATGAAAGCGGACTTTAAGAATAGATATGGGGGCGGTAAAGCAGACACAGCAATTGCCAAAAGTCTCAACAAAGAATTCGG gCCGATTATGAAAGAGCACATGAAATATATTATTGATCATGCTGAAGAAATAGAAAAGCTTTTGAAAGTGAAGGCTCAAGTTTCAGAAGTTAAGAGTGTTATGTTAGGGAATATTGACAAG GTTATTGATAGAGGTGAAGCCATAACGACTCTTGCCGACAAGACGGAGACTTTACATGATCAG GCCCAAGCATACAAGAAACAGGGAACACAAATCCGGCGAAAAATGTGGTATCAAAACATGAAGATTAAACTGGTTGTTCTGGGGATCTTGTTGCTTCTGGTTCTTGTAATCTGGCTATCCATTTGCCAGGGATTTGATTGTACCAACTAG